The stretch of DNA TGAAGTGTCAGAGAATTTTTCTTTAAACGCATCAAATGAACCGAAGTTCGCATTGATTGCTTCCGCCAAAGCACCGGTGGGTTGGCCGCCACCTTTTGGTGAAAGACAGTTCCAAAAGAAAGTGTGATTCCAGATTTGCGCGCCGTTATTAAAGATCGGACCAGTTGCTTTTTTAGTGATCTCTTCTAAAGATTTGCCTTCCCATTCAGTACCGGGAACAAGTTTGTTTAAGTTATCAACGTAAGTTTTGTGATGCTTTCCATAGTGGTACTCCAAAGTCTCTTTCGACATATGGGGCTCAAGAGCATTCATTTCATAAGGTAATGGTGGTAGTTCATAAGGCATGAGATTTCTCCTTCATTTAGCTTTCATTTATGAATCTACTATTAGCCATCCCCACCGGCCGTGGTAGCTGTTTGTTGATATATTGGCAAGAATTTGAAATTTGGACGGTTTATTGACGGATAGGGCGAGGGATGACATAGTGCTTTGATGCAAGACGTAACTCTCGACCTGCTTTCCCAGAATTTATCCATCAACATCGTCAACTTGCGTAAAAAACGCAAGATGACCCAGTCCGCGCTGGCGAAGATCTCGGGCATTCCGCGATCCACTTTGGCTAGCATGGAATGTGGGATGGGAAATCCTTCACTGCAAAACTTAGCCAAGGTGTGCGAAGCCCTGCATGTGTCTTTTGAAGAGCTGCTAGCGACCCCCAGATCTTCGGTAAAATTAATACGTAAAGAAGACATTCCTACCAATCGGCGGGCCAAAGGAAACGTCCTGGTTTACAAATTACTTCCCGACGCCATCCCAGGGATGGCGATTGATCGCATCGAGCTTGAGGCGGGTGCACGCATGGGCGGTATTCCGCATTCCACCGGAACAAAAGAATATCTTCATTGCGTGGAAGGCCACATCACAGTGGCGGTGAATGGAGTGACTTTCGAACTTCGCACGGGCGATGTTTTAGCTTTCCCCGGAGAGTCCGCGCATTCCTATTTAAATCACGGATCCAAAAAAGCCGTTGGGATCAGTGTTGTTACTTTATCAACGTTGTGATGGGATGGGCTTATGAATCTTTTTGCTGATAAGATTGTCGATTTTAAGAATGCTTCCTCCACCGAAATGGCTCACGCATTCGTGGACATCGCTTTTCTGGATACCGCGCTCACTTACCTTTTAGATGAACAGTGGCTGCATAAAGATCAAGAGCTTGCAGAGATCGTCACCTCACTCTTTGCTCGCGAGCTGGCCTCTTTAGATCATTTAAGGTCGCAGTTAGATTTAAGTTCCAAAAAATCGATAAGGGCTGCGCAAGCTGAAGCCTTAAAGACCCAAGAAGATTTATTGCTTTTTATTAAAATCCGCGCTGATCAAGAACAAAAAATATTTCTAAGGGAAGCCCTGCAAAAAATGTCAGGGCTTTTTAGTTTCGAAACCTTGTTGCAAAATGAACGCAAAGTTAAAAACGAACACTTGGGATTTTCGCTGTATCGCACATTTGACGGCTTAGATAAAATTTTTGATCTTGATTACGAGGCTGATATTGGGATGAAGCAAGATCTTGCGGTGAAAGAACGTCTTTATGAAGGCGCCGGTGTTGGGGTGCAGTCTGGATATTCCACGGTCTTAACGGCCTTAAAAAATTTAAATCTCAAGGCCGGGGATCGCTTCATTGATTTAGGTTCCGGGTATGGACGTGTGGGCTTGGTCGTGGGATTGATGCATCCCGAAGTGGACTTTATCGGATACGAATATGTTCCTCACCGTGTGGACATTTCTAAGCACACGACCGAGCGTTTAGAGATGACAAATCACGTTCACTTTCAAACGCAAGATTTATCACTGAAAGAATTCCACATCCCGGAAGCGGAAATCTATTATATGTATGATCCGTTTTCTGAAGAAACCTATGGGCACGTTCTTTCCCAGCTGATTAAATTTTCTAAATACCGCAAAATCACCATCATCACCAAAGGCAACGCCCGCGGGTGGTTGCTAGATGTCGTTCGTAAAGAAGGCTGGCTTTCGCCACAAGAATTCGATAGTGGCAACCTGTGCCTGTTCACCAGTCGGTAGACGGCGCGTTGCTCGGATAACATTTAGTTTGAACAACGATTTTCATTTAAACGATTCTTTTCTTTGCATTGCGCTTAGAAATTCCTTCCCCATAGTTGCTGCGAAACCAGATGCTCGCTTTGGCGCGAAGGCTCCAAAGACGAGTGCGCCCAAAACAAATGAAAGCACGGCACTACTTTCTTCGACATTCAGGCTGCCGGAAGATAGAGCCTCGATGGAGTTAATTTCTGTATCAAGATAATGCTTAATTTTATCCATTAAACTTTTGTCTCGCAGTCCTTCTGCCAAAATGCCAACCCAACATTTTGCGGCGATAGTATTGGCTTTTTCATCTAGCTTTAGAGCCGCATCGATATAACTCTCTAGATTGGGAGCTTTTTCTGAGCTTCGTTCTTTCAAGTTTCTTCTGAAGTCTATTAGTAAGGTATTGAGTAGTTCGAGAAGCATTTCTTTCTTATCGCTAAAGTGATGATGAAGAAGCCCTGGGGACAGATTAGCTTCCTCGGCTACGGCTAAAATGGTCGCTCCCGCATACCCATGCTGAGCCAAAACTCTGGCAAAAGCTCTTATTATTTCAGCGCGGCGTTCGTTTTTGAGACTTTTTCTTCCCATAGATTGGTTGTACAACCAATCTATATCTTCGACAATTAAATTGCGAGGAGGACATATGGAAAGGAAATATACCGATTTAAAACCTGAGGAAGTAGACTATATCCTAGTGAAGACTACGTCAGGTGGCCCTTTCAGCGAAGATGTTTTTTTTCTGATATTTTCAAAAGCCACTGATAGCTATTGGAAAATACCTCAGTCTTCGGACAAAAACTTTCTTGATTGGCTAAAGCAGTTTCCGGACGTGAATATGGAGCAATTCATCAAGAGCATGGGCTGTACAGAAGATAGGATTTTTATTTTGTATCGAGGCCTCGACTATCCTGTTCTGAGCGAACACAAAAAAGAAACTCTCAAAAATAGACTACTAAAGGTTCTTTCCGGAAACTTTGATGCCTCTCCAGAAGTTTTATACAAAATTGTCGACGACGTTTTTAATTGTTACCAAGAGAGTTCTCGTCACTATCATAACTTAGAGCATATTCAGAATTGTCTATGGGAACTTGATCAGTTGCAGGAGCCTGGAATCGACAAAGTAAGTATCGAATTGGCAATTTGGTACCATGACGTGATTTACTCGCAACTTTCAAAGACAAATGAACTCAAAAGCGCAAAAAAATTGAAAGAGACACTTGGGCGATTCAAATCGAAGGTAAGTCTTGATGATGCCTATCAAATGATTGTCGCATCGCCAAAAAACGGCCATGAGTTAACAAAAACAGCAAAGTATTTTATGGATATTGATTTTTCAATCCTTGGCCAAAGAGAACTCGAATACATGGCGTACAAACAAAATGTTCGCTTGGAATACCATCTTATTCCTACATTGATGTATAACTTCAAGCGCAAGGCTTTTTTGAAGAGTATACTCAAGCGAGGTGTTTTTTTGACCAAAGAATTTCGTGATAGGTACGAAGAGCAAGCGATCAAGAATATTAAATCTGAATTATCAAAGATGCCTCGTCTTTTTTATGTTATATAGTCCTTCATGATCTTTTCAACCCACTCCATGAATATCTGCACCCGTCGAGCAAGGTTTCGTCGGTGCGGATAAAGCAGGGACACGGGCATGGCTTCGGCGCGCAGCTTGGGCAAAACTTCGATAAGCTTTCCTTCGTCCATGTATGACTGCATACCCACAAGTGGAGTTTGAATAATTCCTAAGCCCGCAAGGCAAGCGGCCGTATACGCTTCTGAGTTATTCACAGTCACCGGGCCAGCGACCGCGCGGCTGACGTATTTCTCTCCGTCAAAGTATTCAAAACCAAACGGCTTCATGCCCAATGTGGGTGAATAGTGAACCATTTGGTGTTCGTCTAAATCTTCAATTTTTTTCGGACGACCAAACTTTTTGATGTATTCGGGGCTAGCGACATTCACTAACGTTAGATTACCAAGGTGTCGCGCAATCAATCCGGAGTCCTCCAGTGTTCCTACCCGGATCACACAATCAAAACCTTCACGGATTAAATCCACTTTGCGATCGGTCGAACTGACTTCGACTTGCACGCCCGGGAATTCTTTTAAAAATTCGGGTAAGCGGGGAAGGACTAATGATTTCGCCATCCCGGCTGACATATCCACACGGATGCGGCCGGTGATATTCGTGGTGCCTTGGACGAACATGGTTTCAATGTCTTCAACATCCGATAAAAGATCTTTACAGCGTTCAAAAAAAATCGTTCCGTCTTGGGTCAATTGAACTTTTCTGGTGGTGCGATGAAAAAGCCTGGTGCCCAAAGAGGACTCTAATTCTTGCACGGCCGAAGATATTGTGGCCTTGGGCAAGCCCAATCCTTCCGCGGCGCGGGTGAAGCTTGCGGCCTCGGCCACGCGGACAAAAACTTTCATGGTTTGCAATTTATCCATACTACAGTCCTCATTGTTCAAAAATCACGAACAGTATGTCCATAATAGGCATCTTTATTCAAGGCTAGAAAAGGCCTAATCTTAATTCATAAGGTTCATAATTTTTTAAAAAGGAGCATATATGAAAATCGCATTAATCACCGGTGGCAGTCGTGGACTTGGAAAAAATATGGCGACTCATTTGGCGAAAGATGGAACAGCCGTTATTTTTACTTATCACAGCAATGTGAAAGAAGCGCAAAACGTGGTGGCCGAAGTTGAAAAAAATAGGGGACGTGCTCATGCGTTGCAATTAGACGTTAGTAAAAGCAGCACCTTTGCAAAGTTCGCGGAAGATTTGCGCGCGGTTTTGAAAGATAAATTTAATACCGACTCTTTTGATTTCTTGGTGAATAACGCCGGTACAGGTTTAAATGCACCGGTCACAAGTACCACCGAAGAACAATTTGATGAATTGATGAACATCCACTTAAAAGGTCCCTACTTTTTAACGCAAAAACTTTTGCCGCTAATGAAAGACGGTGGTCGTATTTTAAATGTGTCCTCGGGGTTGGCGCGTTTTGCGGTTCCGGGTTATTCTGCTTATGCCTCGATGAAAGGTGGCATTGAAGTTTACACTCGCTATTTAGCCAAAGAATTAGGACCCAGAAAAATTTCCGTGAACGTTTTGGCTCCTGGCGCTATTGAAACTGATTTTGGGGGCGGGCACACGCGAGATAATCCGCAAGCTAATGCATTTGTTTCTTCGGTGACGGCGTTGGGTCGAGCGGGATTGCCTGATGACATCGGACCGGTTGTGGTCGCATTACTTTCGGAAGGCACTGCTTGGATTAATGGACAACGCATTGAAGCTTCCGGCGGAATGTTTATTTAATAACTGAAGATTTAAATTTTTGTAAATGAATCCTCTCGTGATAGCCTGGGTAAAATCTTAGCCCCTATCACGAGAGGATTTTTTTTATGGAAACACAAGAGCTTCATCGCGGACGTTTGATTGATCACATTCAACTTGTAGTTAAAGATCTTGCCGCAAGTAAAAAATTTTATTCTGCAGCTTTGAAATCTTTAGATGTGCCAATGGGTGGGGAGGGGCCGGGATTTTTTTGGTTTGATGAAGTTTTTGTTTCCGAACTTGAAAGCCCAGCTTCATCGATGGGGAAGTTAACAGGCCGTACCCATCTAGCCTTTCAGGCCCGTGATCAAAAAATGGTCGAAGCTTTTTATAAAGCCACGCTTGAAGCGGGGGGAAAAGATAACGGGGCTCCGGGTATTCGCCAGTATCACCCGGGTTATTATGCGGCTTTCGTGATTGATCCGGATGGAAATAATATCGAAGTGGTCTTTCATGGTCCCGCTAAAAGATCTGCGAGCTCAGTGAAGATTGAGTTTTAATGCTATGAAAAATTAAGTAATTTCATATACTTAATTAAAGATAAAAATTATCCTTGATATCCTCCTAATTAAAGATATAAAATATCCTTAATTAGGAGGAGTCATGAGTACTCGCATTAACTATAACAAACACGCCCCAAAACAAGTTGAAGCTTTAATGGCCTTAGAAAGCGCTATTGCTGCTTCGGATATCGATAAAAATTTGAAAGACCTTATTAAGCTGCGCGCGTCTCAGTTAAACGGCTGCCTGTTCTGCATGGACATGCATTCCAAAGAAGCCATTAAACACGAAGAGCGCTTGCTTCGTTTAATCCACCTTCCCGGATGGCGTGAATCCAGCCTTTTCACTGATAAAGAAAAAGCGGCCTTAGAGTGGACAGAGCTTTTAACTAAAATCGGTGCGCACGGCGCTGAAGACGAAGATTTCAAAAAAATCTCGGCTCATTTTTCAGAAAAAGAAGTTGTGGATTTGACTATGGCGATCGCGGCGATTAATGCTTGGAACCGTCTGGGCGTTGCCTTCCGCAGTGAACCGGGCACTTTTGATAAATTCTTTGGTTTGGATAAATTAGGATTGTCTTAGATGTTATTAAGAAACCAGGTCGAGTGGGCCATCCATTGTTGTGCAGTTCTTGGGTCTTTGCCGCCGGATCGTTATCTAGCGACAAAAACTTTGGCAGAATTTCATGGAGTGCCTAAAGAGTATCTTTCAAAAGCCCTGCAGGCCTTAGCGCAAGCAGGGGTTCTTGTCGGGACTCTTGGTCCCACGGGAGGCTATCGCCTGGCAAAAGAAGCAAAAGATATCACCTTCTTAGATATCGTAGAAGCCATCGAAGGAAAAAAGAAAACCTTTGAGTGCGAAGAGATTCGTAACAACACGCCTTGTCTTAAGGGTAAGAAAAAATCGACGGGCGTGTGCGCCGTCGCCAGAGTCATGTATCGTGCTGACGAAGCCTGGCGAAAAGAGTTGCGTTCTAAGAGTCTTGCGGAACTCATCCAGGACGTCATAGATCAAGTTCCTGCGGACCTTTTAAAAGCCAACGCGGAATGGCTGATGGATCCAAAATAAATATAAATAATTAATAATCTAAGGAGATGACATGTCTAAAGTAGAAAAAGTTCTATACAAAGCAGAAGCCACTTCAACTGGAGGCCGTGAAGGCCGTTCGGTATCAAGTAACGGAGTTCTTGATGTTAAATTGACTACGCCAAAAGAACTTGGTGGTATGGGCGAGCAAGGAACTAATCCAGAACAGCTTTTTGCTGCGGGTTATTCGGCCTGCTTTTTAGGTGCCATGAAATTTGTGGCGTCTAAAGAAAAAGTCACCCTTCCCGCCGAAACTAGCATCAAAGCTATCGTGGGTATTGGTCCAATCCCAACAGGATTTGGTATCGAAGCTGAGTTGCAAATCACAGTACCGGGAGTAGACCGCGCTGTTGTGCAAGGGATTGTGGAAAAAGCCCACATCGTGTGCCCCTATTCAAATGCCACTCGCGGAAATATCAACGTCACTTTGACCGTGAACTAGTTTTCATTGTTTGAAAAATAAAAAACGACGCCTTATCGGGGCGTCGTTTTTATTTTTAGATCTACAAAAAACTGAATTAGAAGCTTCCGATGGTATTCATCCAGGTCGCAGCCTGTACGGGGGCGATCCATGTTTCATAAGTACGCTGATATCGTGCCTTCCCATCATCAAAAGTAACAACCAATTCATTGATTGTCTGCACAAGCGCGGCTTCTTGCGCACGGAATGGCTTTAGCGCCTCTTGGATAGAGGCTAGCTTTTGTGCCGCCTGGTCACGCTTAAGTGTTTTTGCCGCAAGATCTTTAGTAAGCTCCTCAATTACGGGTTTGATTTTTTTTAAACTCGATTCAGTGCTAACAATCGTACTTTTTGATTTTGCAATCGCTTTTTCAAGATCACTTAACTGCGCGGCCGCGGCTTTGTACTCTCCTTCGATGCGATCAAAATCAAGTTGTATGCGTGCCGTATCTCTTTTTTGAATTGAATCCGCCAAAGCGGCTTCTAAAGAAGGCCTTTGCGCTTGCAGTTTCGGCACCTGATCTCGACTGTAGCTGAGCTCATTACGCAAATCCGGAAGAATATTGCTGATTTGGTTGTGACGATTCTGCAAAGAATCCAAATCCGACTGTAAAGAGCGGTATCTTCTTTCCGCATCATCAGCGTCGCTTTCTAAGCTGCGTTTTTTTCTTTCAATTTCAGACATAATACTGCGAGCACGGCTTTCCGCTTCTCTTTGGGCGTTATTGGCATTGTTAATGGCACTTCGAGAACGTTGCTCTGCTTGGCTGGCTTGATTTTCATGTTGGCGAATCTCGTTTTGGATTGAATCACAGTTTTGCGGTGGATTTTGGTTTTGGCAATGGTTTAAGCGAGCTTGGGCTGCTTGTTGAGCGGTGCGGGAGTTGCGCGCCTCATTGGCGTAACGGTTTCCTTCGTCACGGTATCTTTCGGCATCCCGTAATCTATTGCTATAAGTAAAGTCGCTGCGCAATTCACGATCGTATTCCCAACGAACGTTATAGCGATCAGCCTCGCTTTGTTTTGATTGATAATTGCTGCGCGCACGGTCCACATCATAACTTAAGCTGCTTATACGCGAAGCAAGATTGCTTTGCTCATTGCGTAGGCGCGGGATTTCGCTTTCAAGGTCTGAAATGCGGCTTTGGTAGTTTCGGGTGTCGCGGATATTTTTATTTAATGCCGATTGCTTGGTGTCAACGTCGGCAACATAAGAGGCAAACTGTTTACGAAGGGGCTCGTAAATAGCTTGTTTGTTTTTGGCGTTTTCTTGAGTTGCCGGCAGGGCCGTTTGCTGGCTTTGGAGTTCACCCGTTGTTTGCGCCAGGGTTTGTTGCAGTTGGGCTTGGGTTGCTAGTTGTGTTTTAAGGGCGGCGTCCCCGCTGTCCCATCTTTTTTGGGCCGTGTTAAAAGTGTTCAAAGCCTCGGTTTCCTGGGCTAAAATTTTTGCTGAACCTTTGCGAAGGTCGGTAAGCTCTTTTGTTTTTAAAAGACCCGTGCGATACGCTTCAAAAGTCTTTTCATTTCCTAAGATCATTTCATCAACGGATGCATAATTTGCGGCGGCACCTTCTGTTTTTGCGTTTAGTTTTTTAAGGAAATCAAGTGGTAGGATTTCGCTTGCCTTAAGGCATGTCGCTGTTCTTTGTAAAGAAACCGAGGAACCCTTAAGCGAGATAATCACATGGGTCGATGCCCCTTGAACAGTCAGCGTGTTGGCGGCAGCAATATAATCAGCTAGCGGTGACCAACCGATCGGAGCATACCAATAAATAGAAGGCTGATCTGGCTGGGTTGAAGCTTTCCATAAGAAGAGGGGATAACTGACCTTGGATGAAACCTTGATAAGAAGCTGTGATTCAGGAGTTGCTTGGTCCCAAACTTTCAAAAGAAGTTGGGGCACAGTCGCGCGATCCTTGGTAAAGGATAGCAAAAGCTGGGTGCGATTTGTCCCTGCGGCTACATTCGTCGCGGCTTGGCAGGAGTCTTTCGCGAAGATCTCGTCGGTACCTTCTTGGACCATCCAGTCTTTATAAGCAATAGGCTCGGCCCAAGCAAAAGAGCTGCTTAGTAATGCCGCAAGAACAAACTTCAGTGGTTTCATTTTGTCTCCTTAAATTAATGACAGAAGACGTATTTACAAAACGAGTGCCAAGTTTTGTGATCTGTCACCCCCTGAACAGGGGGTATAAGAAAATATATCGAGGACAAGAATAAAATTTGAAGGTTTGATATTGATACTTAGTCAAAGCCTTGCTGTGCGAGAATTTTAAAACAAACATGAATATACTTGCGGACAGAACTTTTTTATCTGTGTCATGTGAACGATCTTAAATTTTAAAAATAATTGACCTCAATAAAGCTGATTTGCTGAAGTTTTTGTTCATAGACAAAGTTTTTAAACAACAACATGAGGTCATTGATGAAAAAGTTTGTATTGGTATCTGTCCTTTCTTTAATCGCGGCCACTCAGGCTCACGCTTCTAAAGCTCGTATCCAAGCTCTGCAAAAAGCGGAGTTCCTAAAAGATTCACAAACCGTGTTTGAAAATCCGGCACACGTAAATTCTTTGGGAAAATATCTGACGATGGAAATGGGTGGAACCACAAACACGTCAGCGCCTAAAGCGGAGGGTGGATTGTTTGCCGATGAGTTTGGCGCAAACATGGGTGTCTATGTGGGTCACTTAAGCCCGATTCAACAAAGCTTGCGCGCAGGAGCTACAGCCTCTGAAGGACAAAACAATCCAGTTGAAGTCTTTTACGCAAAAGACGGCTGGGGTGCTTCAGTAGCTCTTTCTAACTTTGAAGATAAAACAACAGACGTAAAAGAACAGTACCTAGCTCTTCGGTACGGTATCGATAAAGATGGCATGGAGCTTTCGGCAACTGTTGAAGCGATCGCAGTTTCAGAAACAGCGACAGATAAAACGGTCGGTGCTCCTTACGTGACTGTGAACTATGAAAGAGAAATGGGCACAAGCTATTTCTTCAGCAAATTGGCATGGGGTTCAGGTAAAAGAGAAGCGGCGGCTGGCGACACAAACGTAAACGATATTGGCGCTGAAGTGGGTATCTTAAGCCGTAAAATCAAAAACGTGTATTATGGCGCTTCTTTGTCTTATGCAAAACGTGAGATCGGTAAAGACATCACGGCGATGAATCTTCCGATTTTTGCGGGTGTTGAGGCTGATTTGACTTCTTGGTCGGTGGTCCGCGCATCAATTTCTCAAAGCTTCCTTCTAAGCAACACGCAAGACAAAAACCAAACAGCACCTGCTGATGCCGTTATCACAAATAAAAACGATACGACAGTGGCTGCGGGTCTTGGTTTGAAATACAACAACTTTGCTCTTGATGGTGTTGTGGCGGGTTCTACAACAGGTTCAATCAACGGTAACGACGTTCTAACTCAAGCATCTATTACTTATAACTTCTAACCTTTGGGCTTTAAGACTCAAAAATAGAAGGAGTTAAAGATGAAAAAAATTATTCTAACGGCAGCAAGCATTAGTTTGCTGCTAGGTGGATGCGGTGGCAAAGGTGGAAAGCTATCGGCAGCTGGGGGCACGGTTACTCAAGCTCAAGCGCTGGCGATTTTTTCTAATCAAAACATTTCGGTTGCGATGCAAAGCTTGGTTCCAAGCGGTAATCCAAATGCGCCGATTCAAATGCCGATCAACTTTGCCGGCATGTTTGATTCATGCACGACCAAGAATCCAGAAACACCAGTAGATAACGACGGTGATGGCATCCCGTTATCGCTTCAGGTGAAGTATGCTTGTAACGGTATTAACGAAGGTGCATCCACGTTAAATCGTAAAGGCACCTACAAAATTGTCGACTTTAACGATGAATCGGGAAATGAAAACATGGGTTGGGGCGGTGGATATCGCTATGACTTTGATTTTTCAAATCAGTACGTCGCCGGCCATGAGGAATTCAAAGACACTTATGACGGATTTTTTGAAGTAAAGAAGACTTCTTCAGCGATTCGTTATTCTTCAGGATACACAGGGACTGTTGATGGCTTTAATAAAAATCCGAAGTACTTTGAATGGAATTGGAACTGGCAAAGTCAGTGGGACAATGTTTACATCCCGGACGACATGAGCCAACCCTATCAAAAAGGAAGCGCCAAGTTTGATGGTTTTTTTGCGGTGACCGGGACCATGGAGCCGGATCAGAGCAATCAACAAACGAAAGTGAAAGTGGTCTTTAAGCTTAAATCAACGGGCTTAAAATATGACCGCTCTTGCTCTCAGCATTGGAGCGAAGGCAGCATTATATTCTTAGATGGATCTAACAATGAGATCCGTTATGAATATTCATGCAGCGGTTCTAAAGCTTATTTTAATGGAACAGAAGTAACGAATTCTCTTGTGCGTTTGTAATTGCATCCTATAGATGCGCAAGATTATGTGTTCACAGCCCCACGGGCCGATCCAAAGGCCGTGGGGCTCACTAAGTCCAATTTTCGTCTCAAACTGAGACAGTCAAAGTTTCAAACAACTGGTGCCTGAAAAGCGCCTGGGGGCACTTTGTCCTACCTTAAAATCAAAATAATTGCAGTTAGATAGGTAAGGTTTTTGAATTACCAGGGTTTATGGTGAAATGCCTATCTCTCTGCTTAAAGTTGACGACACTCCTGGTGGGAACGCTAGCAAGTGCCTCCGTGGCTCTTGCCGACGTTACTCTGTATGCTTGGGAAAGGGGTCACAAGGCGCCTGCGATTATTATCCCCGTGAGAGAGGGACAAAGCCCTCTTGAAGTTTGGGAAAGCTACGTTGAGAATTTAAAGACCCACGCTGATCTGAATAGCTTTACTCCCCCAGCAGATTTAGAAAAACCAACGGAGCAAAGTTTTAAAAAATTAAGTTATGAGCCAGAAAAGCATTCCTTACTTTTAGCTAATACCAAGAATGATTTATCTCCCGCTCAAACGCGCCCCACGAACTGGACAAAGCTGATGTTGGATCGCGGGATTAAAAACTTTGTTTTGCCGCCAGCAGTGGGGTCGGTATTGTCTAAAAATCATCGTGATCTTTTTCATAAAGAAGTAGCGGCTCACTTTTCAATTTTATTTCCCTTAGGGGGCGCTGATGTAGATCCGCATATATATGGGGATATCCCAAATGGGGCGCGAGGCTATAACGGCGTTTTAGATATTTATGAAAAAGAATTGATTCAGAAATACATTCAGTCAGAAAAAGGTTTTGTATACGCGACTTGCCGAGGGGCTCAGATGACTGCGGCATCAATGGGTTATAAAATCGTGCAAGACGTCCCTTCGCAAGTAAAGACCGCCCATGAACATTGGGATGTGGGACATGACGTGATTATTGATTCTAAGAATGAGCTGATGGCCAAGATCTGGAAGGGCTTAGAAAAAATATTTATTTATTCTTACCATCATCAGGCCATCGACTATAAACCTATTGGCCCTTTGACGTTAGCGGGTGTCGCGGCGGATGGAATCCCAGAAATTTTAGTTTTTAAAAATGGTCGTGGTCTTTTGATGCAAGGTCATCCTGAATTGACATTAGGTGGTCGTCAAAACATCGGTGATCTTGATGCCGCAAGAAAACTATTTGATGGCTTTGTCTTAGAAGCCAGGAACAAGGTACGCTTTACTTGCGGCAAAATTCTTCTTTAAGGGAAGATCTTTCTTAATTTGGCATCTCTTAAGTAAAGTCCTAACCAAACAAAAGCAGCCACATAAA from Bdellovibrio bacteriovorus encodes:
- a CDS encoding superoxide dismutase, producing the protein MPYELPPLPYEMNALEPHMSKETLEYHYGKHHKTYVDNLNKLVPGTEWEGKSLEEITKKATGPIFNNGAQIWNHTFFWNCLSPKGGGQPTGALAEAINANFGSFDAFKEKFSDTSVKQFASGWGWLVKTKEGKLEILSTSNAGNPMTDGKTPLMTCDVWEHAYYIDYRNKRPDFLGAFWKLVNWEFVSKNFSNAK
- a CDS encoding helix-turn-helix domain-containing protein → MQDVTLDLLSQNLSINIVNLRKKRKMTQSALAKISGIPRSTLASMECGMGNPSLQNLAKVCEALHVSFEELLATPRSSVKLIRKEDIPTNRRAKGNVLVYKLLPDAIPGMAIDRIELEAGARMGGIPHSTGTKEYLHCVEGHITVAVNGVTFELRTGDVLAFPGESAHSYLNHGSKKAVGISVVTLSTL
- a CDS encoding methyltransferase: MNLFADKIVDFKNASSTEMAHAFVDIAFLDTALTYLLDEQWLHKDQELAEIVTSLFARELASLDHLRSQLDLSSKKSIRAAQAEALKTQEDLLLFIKIRADQEQKIFLREALQKMSGLFSFETLLQNERKVKNEHLGFSLYRTFDGLDKIFDLDYEADIGMKQDLAVKERLYEGAGVGVQSGYSTVLTALKNLNLKAGDRFIDLGSGYGRVGLVVGLMHPEVDFIGYEYVPHRVDISKHTTERLEMTNHVHFQTQDLSLKEFHIPEAEIYYMYDPFSEETYGHVLSQLIKFSKYRKITIITKGNARGWLLDVVRKEGWLSPQEFDSGNLCLFTSR
- a CDS encoding TetR/AcrR family transcriptional regulator, whose protein sequence is MGRKSLKNERRAEIIRAFARVLAQHGYAGATILAVAEEANLSPGLLHHHFSDKKEMLLELLNTLLIDFRRNLKERSSEKAPNLESYIDAALKLDEKANTIAAKCWVGILAEGLRDKSLMDKIKHYLDTEINSIEALSSGSLNVEESSAVLSFVLGALVFGAFAPKRASGFAATMGKEFLSAMQRKESFK
- a CDS encoding HD domain-containing protein; translated protein: MERKYTDLKPEEVDYILVKTTSGGPFSEDVFFLIFSKATDSYWKIPQSSDKNFLDWLKQFPDVNMEQFIKSMGCTEDRIFILYRGLDYPVLSEHKKETLKNRLLKVLSGNFDASPEVLYKIVDDVFNCYQESSRHYHNLEHIQNCLWELDQLQEPGIDKVSIELAIWYHDVIYSQLSKTNELKSAKKLKETLGRFKSKVSLDDAYQMIVASPKNGHELTKTAKYFMDIDFSILGQRELEYMAYKQNVRLEYHLIPTLMYNFKRKAFLKSILKRGVFLTKEFRDRYEEQAIKNIKSELSKMPRLFYVI
- a CDS encoding LysR family transcriptional regulator, with amino-acid sequence MDKLQTMKVFVRVAEAASFTRAAEGLGLPKATISSAVQELESSLGTRLFHRTTRKVQLTQDGTIFFERCKDLLSDVEDIETMFVQGTTNITGRIRVDMSAGMAKSLVLPRLPEFLKEFPGVQVEVSSTDRKVDLIREGFDCVIRVGTLEDSGLIARHLGNLTLVNVASPEYIKKFGRPKKIEDLDEHQMVHYSPTLGMKPFGFEYFDGEKYVSRAVAGPVTVNNSEAYTAACLAGLGIIQTPLVGMQSYMDEGKLIEVLPKLRAEAMPVSLLYPHRRNLARRVQIFMEWVEKIMKDYIT
- a CDS encoding SDR family NAD(P)-dependent oxidoreductase, with protein sequence MKIALITGGSRGLGKNMATHLAKDGTAVIFTYHSNVKEAQNVVAEVEKNRGRAHALQLDVSKSSTFAKFAEDLRAVLKDKFNTDSFDFLVNNAGTGLNAPVTSTTEEQFDELMNIHLKGPYFLTQKLLPLMKDGGRILNVSSGLARFAVPGYSAYASMKGGIEVYTRYLAKELGPRKISVNVLAPGAIETDFGGGHTRDNPQANAFVSSVTALGRAGLPDDIGPVVVALLSEGTAWINGQRIEASGGMFI
- a CDS encoding VOC family protein; the encoded protein is METQELHRGRLIDHIQLVVKDLAASKKFYSAALKSLDVPMGGEGPGFFWFDEVFVSELESPASSMGKLTGRTHLAFQARDQKMVEAFYKATLEAGGKDNGAPGIRQYHPGYYAAFVIDPDGNNIEVVFHGPAKRSASSVKIEF
- a CDS encoding carboxymuconolactone decarboxylase family protein, translating into MSTRINYNKHAPKQVEALMALESAIAASDIDKNLKDLIKLRASQLNGCLFCMDMHSKEAIKHEERLLRLIHLPGWRESSLFTDKEKAALEWTELLTKIGAHGAEDEDFKKISAHFSEKEVVDLTMAIAAINAWNRLGVAFRSEPGTFDKFFGLDKLGLS
- a CDS encoding RrF2 family transcriptional regulator; amino-acid sequence: MLLRNQVEWAIHCCAVLGSLPPDRYLATKTLAEFHGVPKEYLSKALQALAQAGVLVGTLGPTGGYRLAKEAKDITFLDIVEAIEGKKKTFECEEIRNNTPCLKGKKKSTGVCAVARVMYRADEAWRKELRSKSLAELIQDVIDQVPADLLKANAEWLMDPK